A section of the Roseovarius sp. W115 genome encodes:
- a CDS encoding DEAD/DEAH box helicase, which produces MTKFSDLNLNPKVLKAIDEAGYETPTPIQAGAIPPALEGRDVLGIAQTGTGKTASFTLPMLSLLARGRARARMPRSLVLCPTRELAAQVAENFDTYSKHLKLTKALLIGGVSFGEQDKLIDKGVDVLIATPGRLLDHFERGKLLLTGVQVMVVDEADRMLDMGFIPDIERIFSLTPFTRQTFFFSATMAPEIERITNTFLQAPARVEVARQATASETIEQGVAIFKPSRRERADSEKRKLLRALIDAEGEACTNAIIFCNRKTDVDIVAKSLKKYGYDAAPIHGDLDQSQRTRTLDGFRNGELRFLVASDVAARGLDVPAVSHVFNFDVPGHPEDYVHRIGRTGRAGRDGKAITLCNPRDTKALAAVEALIQKDIPRLENPLKSDKPEDEAVQEDAPKKRRSRSRKSEDAPKAEPETEAVEATEAEEPQKPARKPRDKGGRGKDNKVVGMGDDMPSFIAKSFEERMAS; this is translated from the coding sequence ATGACAAAATTTTCTGATCTGAATCTGAATCCCAAAGTGCTCAAGGCCATTGACGAGGCCGGATACGAAACCCCTACCCCCATTCAGGCTGGTGCCATTCCCCCCGCGCTCGAAGGGCGCGATGTGTTGGGGATCGCCCAGACCGGCACGGGCAAGACGGCCAGCTTCACGCTGCCCATGCTGTCGCTTCTGGCACGCGGCCGTGCACGCGCCCGCATGCCGCGTAGCCTGGTGCTCTGCCCCACGCGGGAACTGGCGGCACAGGTAGCCGAAAACTTCGACACCTATTCCAAGCACCTGAAACTGACCAAGGCGCTCCTCATCGGCGGCGTTAGTTTTGGGGAACAGGACAAGCTGATCGATAAGGGTGTGGACGTTCTGATAGCCACGCCAGGCCGCCTGCTCGATCACTTTGAACGCGGCAAACTGCTTTTGACCGGCGTGCAGGTCATGGTCGTGGATGAGGCCGACCGGATGCTCGATATGGGCTTCATCCCCGATATCGAACGCATCTTCAGCCTCACGCCCTTTACCCGCCAGACATTTTTCTTCTCCGCCACCATGGCGCCCGAGATCGAGCGGATCACAAACACCTTCCTGCAGGCTCCGGCCCGTGTCGAAGTCGCACGGCAAGCCACCGCCTCTGAGACGATTGAACAGGGGGTTGCCATCTTCAAACCCTCGCGCCGCGAGCGCGCCGACAGCGAAAAACGCAAATTGCTGCGAGCATTGATTGATGCCGAGGGCGAGGCCTGCACCAACGCGATCATCTTCTGCAACCGCAAGACGGATGTGGATATCGTTGCAAAATCGCTCAAGAAATACGGCTATGACGCGGCTCCCATCCATGGCGACCTTGACCAGAGCCAGCGCACCCGCACGCTCGATGGTTTCCGCAATGGTGAACTGCGGTTCCTCGTGGCCTCCGATGTCGCCGCCCGTGGTCTGGATGTGCCCGCAGTAAGCCATGTCTTTAACTTCGACGTGCCCGGCCATCCCGAAGACTACGTGCACCGCATTGGCCGCACAGGCCGTGCCGGACGCGACGGCAAGGCGATCACGCTCTGCAATCCCCGCGACACCAAGGCACTGGCCGCTGTTGAGGCGCTCATTCAGAAAGACATCCCGCGCCTTGAGAACCCTCTGAAATCCGACAAACCGGAAGACGAGGCTGTGCAGGAAGACGCGCCCAAAAAGCGCCGCTCCCGCAGCCGCAAGTCCGAGGACGCGCCCAAGGCAGAGCCTGAGACTGAAGCCGTCGAGGCCACTGAGGCGGAAGAGCCGCAAAAACCTGCCCGCAAACCCCGCGACAAGGGGGGCCGCGGCAAAGACAACAAGGTCGTTGGCATGGGCGATGACATGCCCAGCTTCATCGCCAAAAGCTTCGAAGAGCGCATGGCCTCGTAG